The proteins below are encoded in one region of Drosophila santomea strain STO CAGO 1482 chromosome 2R, Prin_Dsan_1.1, whole genome shotgun sequence:
- the LOC120446296 gene encoding mucin-5AC isoform X7: MMEVPCKILAVCLLLVGAQAFTAVDAARSSKEHTWQSLFFDAVTGKLQQPMADELLEYEDCTALYTVDNIEILLVAGYKIRRCGNLESKDIERYLERQDAVYTKRNFERELVSCALRESHHDNRQCYVDTVLNLFSSVRPYRYDRRRRNACILREVEKAVIKLNAASISLANCIAQSQPQPLPPQNSTLPPPPQNTTAGGPGWNTTAFPNTNTTPNFTLTTVSPNWNTTADGPWWGNNSTQGPWWGNTTTQGPWWGNNSTEGPWWGNNSTQGPWWGNTTTQGPWWGNTTTQGPWWGNNSTEGPWWGNNSTEGPWWGNNSTEGPWWGNNSTQGPWWGNTTTQGPWWGNNSTQGPWWGNTTTQGPWWGNNSTQGPWWGNTTTQGPWWGNNSTEGPWWGNNSTQGPWWGNNSTQGPWGGNNSTEGPWWGNNSTQGPWWGNTTTQGPWWGNNSTEGPWWGNNSTAGPNWNSTTLGPNFNSTQGPWLGNSTQGPQNTTEGPWWNNTTASWNTTTVDDRSTTEGNWFDHLMNEIGSLF, translated from the exons ATGATGGAGGTTCCCTGCAAAATTTTAGCAGTTTGTCTGCTGCTCGTCGGCGCTCAG GCGTTCACCGCCGTTGACGCAGCCAGGAGTTCCAAGGAGCACACCTGGCAGTCCCTGTTCTTCGATGCTGTGACCGGAAAGCTGCAGCAGCCGATGGCCGATGAGCTCCTCGAATACGAGGACTGCACTGCCCTTTACACTGTGGACAACATCGAGATCCTGCTGGTGGCTGGCTACAAGATTCGTCGTTGCGGCAACTTGGAGTCCAAGGATATTGAGAGATATTTGGAACGCCAGGATGCCGTCTACACGAAACGCAATTTCGAAAGGGAGTTAGTCAGCTGCGCACTTCGCGAATCGCACCATGACAACCGGCAATGCTACGTGGATACC GTTCTGAATCTATTCAGCTCGGTGCGTCCTTACCGCTACGATCGTCGCCGCCGCAATGCCTGCATTCTCCGCGAAGTGGAAAAGGCAGTGATCAAGCTGAATGCAGCTTCCATCTCTCTGGCCAATTGCATCGCCCAGAGTCAGCCTCAACCACTGCCGCCCCAGAACAGCACTTTGCCACCACCGCCTCAAAACACCACAGCCGGCGGACCTGGATGGAACACCACTGCCTTCcccaacaccaacaccactCCCAACTTCACCCTCACCACTGTCTCTCCGAACTGGAATACCACTGCCGATGGTCCATGGTGGGGCAATAACTCTACACAAGGTCCCTGGTGGGGAAACACCACTACTCAAGGTCCCTGGTGGGGAAACAACTCAACAGAAGGTCCATGGTGGGGAAACAACTCTACTCAAGGTCCATGGTGGGGAAACACGACTACTCAGGGTCCATGGTGGGGAAACACGACTACTCAGGGTCCATGGTGGGGAAACAACTCAACGGAAGGTCCCTGGTGGGGAAACAACTCAACCGAAGGTCCCTG GTGGGGAAACAACTCAACCGAAGGTCCATGGTGGGGAAACAACTCTACTCAAGGTCCATGGTGGGGAAACACGACTACTCAGGGTCCATGGTGGGGAAACAACTCTACTCAAGGTCCATGGTGGGGAAACACGACTACTCAGGGTCCATGGTGGGGAAACAACTCTACTCAAGGTCCATGGTGGGGAAACACGACTACTCAGGGTCCATGGTGGGGAAACAACTCAACGGAAGGTCCATGGTGGGGCAATAACTCTACTCAAGGTCCATGGTGGGGAAATAACTCCACTCAAGGTCCCTGGGGGGGAAACAACTCAACTGAAGGTCCATGGTGGGGAAACAACTCTACTCAAGGTCCATGGTGGGGAAACACCACTACTCAAGGTCCCTGGTGGGGAAACAACTCAACCGAAGGTCCATGGTGGGGCAATAACTCCACTGCGGGACCCAACTGGAACAGCACCACCCTTGGCCCCAACTTCAACTCCACTCAAGGTCCATGGCTCGGCAACTCAACCCAGGGACCCCAGAACACTACCGAAGGACCTTGGTGGAACAACACCACCGCCAGTTGGAACACTACAACCGTTGACGACCGCTCCACCACCGAGGGCAATTGGTTCGACCACCTGATGAACGAGATTGGATCCCTCTTCTAG
- the LOC120446296 gene encoding nucleoporin NUP100/NSP100 isoform X2 has product MMEVPCKILAVCLLLVGAQAFTAVDAARSSKEHTWQSLFFDAVTGKLQQPMADELLEYEDCTALYTVDNIEILLVAGYKIRRCGNLESKDIERYLERQDAVYTKRNFERELVSCALRESHHDNRQCYVDTVLNLFSSVRPYRYDRRRRNACILREVEKAVIKLNAASISLANCIAQSQPQPLPPQNSTLPPPPQNTTAGGPGWNTTAFPNTNTTPNFTLTTVSPNWNTTADGPWWGNNSTQGPWWGNTTTQGPWWGNNSTEGPWWGNNSTQGPWWGNTTTQGPWWGNTTTQGPWWGNNSTEGPWWGNNSTEGPWWGNNSTEGPWWGNNSTQGPWGGNNSTEGPWWGNNSTQGPWWGNNSTQGPWWGNTTTQGPWWGNTTTQGPWWGNNSTEGPWWGNNSTQGPWWGNTTTQGPWWGNNSTQGPWWGNTTTQGPWWGNNSTQGPWWGNTTTQGPWWGNNSTEGPWWGNNSTQGPWWGNNSTQGPWGGNNSTEGPWWGNNSTQGPWWGNTTTQGPWWGNNSTEGPWWGNNSTAGPNWNSTTLGPNFNSTQGPWLGNSTQGPQNTTEGPWWNNTTASWNTTTVDDRSTTEGNWFDHLMNEIGSLF; this is encoded by the exons ATGATGGAGGTTCCCTGCAAAATTTTAGCAGTTTGTCTGCTGCTCGTCGGCGCTCAG GCGTTCACCGCCGTTGACGCAGCCAGGAGTTCCAAGGAGCACACCTGGCAGTCCCTGTTCTTCGATGCTGTGACCGGAAAGCTGCAGCAGCCGATGGCCGATGAGCTCCTCGAATACGAGGACTGCACTGCCCTTTACACTGTGGACAACATCGAGATCCTGCTGGTGGCTGGCTACAAGATTCGTCGTTGCGGCAACTTGGAGTCCAAGGATATTGAGAGATATTTGGAACGCCAGGATGCCGTCTACACGAAACGCAATTTCGAAAGGGAGTTAGTCAGCTGCGCACTTCGCGAATCGCACCATGACAACCGGCAATGCTACGTGGATACC GTTCTGAATCTATTCAGCTCGGTGCGTCCTTACCGCTACGATCGTCGCCGCCGCAATGCCTGCATTCTCCGCGAAGTGGAAAAGGCAGTGATCAAGCTGAATGCAGCTTCCATCTCTCTGGCCAATTGCATCGCCCAGAGTCAGCCTCAACCACTGCCGCCCCAGAACAGCACTTTGCCACCACCGCCTCAAAACACCACAGCCGGCGGACCTGGATGGAACACCACTGCCTTCcccaacaccaacaccactCCCAACTTCACCCTCACCACTGTCTCTCCGAACTGGAATACCACTGCCGATGGTCCATGGTGGGGCAATAACTCTACACAAGGTCCCTGGTGGGGAAACACCACTACTCAAGGTCCCTGGTGGGGAAACAACTCAACAGAAGGTCCATGGTGGGGAAACAACTCTACTCAAGGTCCATGGTGGGGAAACACGACTACTCAGGGTCCATGGTGGGGAAACACGACTACTCAGGGTCCATGGTGGGGAAACAACTCAACGGAAGGTCCCTGGTGGGGAAACAACTCAACCGAAG GTCCATGGTGGGGAAACAACTCAACGGAAGGTCCCTGGTGGGGAAACAATTCTACTCAAGGTCCCTGGGGGGGAAACAACTCAACCGAAGGTCCATGGTGGGGCAATAACTCTACACAAGGTCCATGGTGGGGAAATAACTCCACTCAAGGTCCCTGGTGGGGAAACACGACTACTCAGGGTCCATGGTGGGGAAACACGACTACTCAGGGTCCATGGTGGGGAAACAACTCAACCGAAGGTCCATGGTGGGGAAACAACTCTACTCAAGGTCCATGGTGGGGAAACACGACTACTCAGGGTCCATGGTGGGGAAACAACTCTACTCAAGGTCCATGGTGGGGAAACACGACTACTCAGGGTCCATGGTGGGGAAACAACTCTACTCAAGGTCCATGGTGGGGAAACACGACTACTCAGGGTCCATGGTGGGGAAACAACTCAACGGAAGGTCCATGGTGGGGCAATAACTCTACTCAAGGTCCATGGTGGGGAAATAACTCCACTCAAGGTCCCTGGGGGGGAAACAACTCAACTGAAGGTCCATGGTGGGGAAACAACTCTACTCAAGGTCCATGGTGGGGAAACACCACTACTCAAGGTCCCTGGTGGGGAAACAACTCAACCGAAGGTCCATGGTGGGGCAATAACTCCACTGCGGGACCCAACTGGAACAGCACCACCCTTGGCCCCAACTTCAACTCCACTCAAGGTCCATGGCTCGGCAACTCAACCCAGGGACCCCAGAACACTACCGAAGGACCTTGGTGGAACAACACCACCGCCAGTTGGAACACTACAACCGTTGACGACCGCTCCACCACCGAGGGCAATTGGTTCGACCACCTGATGAACGAGATTGGATCCCTCTTCTAG
- the LOC120446296 gene encoding nucleoporin NUP100/NSP100 isoform X3, with protein MMEVPCKILAVCLLLVGAQAFTAVDAARSSKEHTWQSLFFDAVTGKLQQPMADELLEYEDCTALYTVDNIEILLVAGYKIRRCGNLESKDIERYLERQDAVYTKRNFERELVSCALRESHHDNRQCYVDTVLNLFSSVRPYRYDRRRRNACILREVEKAVIKLNAASISLANCIAQSQPQPLPPQNSTLPPPPQNTTAGGPGWNTTAFPNTNTTPNFTLTTVSPNWNTTADGPWWGNNSTQGPWWGNTTTQGPWWGNNSTEGPWWGNNSTQGPWWGNTTTQGPWWGNTTTQGPWWGNNSTEGPWWGNNSTEGPWWGNNSTQGPWWGNTTTQGPWWGNNSTEGPWWGNNSTQGPWGGNNSTEGPWWGNNSTQGPWWGNNSTQGPWWGNTTTQGPWWGNTTTQGPWWGNTTTQGPWWGNNSTQGPWWGNTTTQGPWWGNNSTQGPWWGNTTTQGPWWGNNSTEGPWWGNNSTQGPWWGNNSTQGPWGGNNSTEGPWWGNNSTQGPWWGNTTTQGPWWGNNSTEGPWWGNNSTAGPNWNSTTLGPNFNSTQGPWLGNSTQGPQNTTEGPWWNNTTASWNTTTVDDRSTTEGNWFDHLMNEIGSLF; from the exons ATGATGGAGGTTCCCTGCAAAATTTTAGCAGTTTGTCTGCTGCTCGTCGGCGCTCAG GCGTTCACCGCCGTTGACGCAGCCAGGAGTTCCAAGGAGCACACCTGGCAGTCCCTGTTCTTCGATGCTGTGACCGGAAAGCTGCAGCAGCCGATGGCCGATGAGCTCCTCGAATACGAGGACTGCACTGCCCTTTACACTGTGGACAACATCGAGATCCTGCTGGTGGCTGGCTACAAGATTCGTCGTTGCGGCAACTTGGAGTCCAAGGATATTGAGAGATATTTGGAACGCCAGGATGCCGTCTACACGAAACGCAATTTCGAAAGGGAGTTAGTCAGCTGCGCACTTCGCGAATCGCACCATGACAACCGGCAATGCTACGTGGATACC GTTCTGAATCTATTCAGCTCGGTGCGTCCTTACCGCTACGATCGTCGCCGCCGCAATGCCTGCATTCTCCGCGAAGTGGAAAAGGCAGTGATCAAGCTGAATGCAGCTTCCATCTCTCTGGCCAATTGCATCGCCCAGAGTCAGCCTCAACCACTGCCGCCCCAGAACAGCACTTTGCCACCACCGCCTCAAAACACCACAGCCGGCGGACCTGGATGGAACACCACTGCCTTCcccaacaccaacaccactCCCAACTTCACCCTCACCACTGTCTCTCCGAACTGGAATACCACTGCCGATGGTCCATGGTGGGGCAATAACTCTACACAAGGTCCCTGGTGGGGAAACACCACTACTCAAGGTCCCTGGTGGGGAAACAACTCAACAGAAGGTCCATGGTGGGGAAACAACTCTACTCAAGGTCCATGGTGGGGAAACACGACTACTCAGGGTCCATGGTGGGGAAACACGACTACTCAGGGTCCATGGTGGGGAAACAACTCAACGGAAGGTCCCTGGTGGGGAAACAACTCAACCGAAGGTCCCTGGTGGGGAAACAACTCTACTCAAGGTCCATGGTGGGGAAACACCACTACTCAAGGTCCATGGTGGGGAAACAACTCAACGGAAGGTCCCTGGTGGGGAAACAATTCTACTCAAGGTCCCTGGGGGGGAAACAACTCAACCGAAGGTCCATGGTGGGGCAATAACTCTACACAAGGTCCATGGTGGGGAAATAACTCCACTCAAGGTCCCTGGTGGGGAAACACGACTACTCAGGGTCCATGGTGGGGAAACACGACTACTCAGG GTCCATGGTGGGGAAACACGACTACTCAGGGTCCATGGTGGGGAAACAACTCTACTCAAGGTCCATGGTGGGGAAACACGACTACTCAGGGTCCATGGTGGGGAAACAACTCTACTCAAGGTCCATGGTGGGGAAACACGACTACTCAGGGTCCATGGTGGGGAAACAACTCAACGGAAGGTCCATGGTGGGGCAATAACTCTACTCAAGGTCCATGGTGGGGAAATAACTCCACTCAAGGTCCCTGGGGGGGAAACAACTCAACTGAAGGTCCATGGTGGGGAAACAACTCTACTCAAGGTCCATGGTGGGGAAACACCACTACTCAAGGTCCCTGGTGGGGAAACAACTCAACCGAAGGTCCATGGTGGGGCAATAACTCCACTGCGGGACCCAACTGGAACAGCACCACCCTTGGCCCCAACTTCAACTCCACTCAAGGTCCATGGCTCGGCAACTCAACCCAGGGACCCCAGAACACTACCGAAGGACCTTGGTGGAACAACACCACCGCCAGTTGGAACACTACAACCGTTGACGACCGCTCCACCACCGAGGGCAATTGGTTCGACCACCTGATGAACGAGATTGGATCCCTCTTCTAG
- the LOC120446296 gene encoding mucin-5AC isoform X6 encodes MMEVPCKILAVCLLLVGAQAFTAVDAARSSKEHTWQSLFFDAVTGKLQQPMADELLEYEDCTALYTVDNIEILLVAGYKIRRCGNLESKDIERYLERQDAVYTKRNFERELVSCALRESHHDNRQCYVDTVLNLFSSVRPYRYDRRRRNACILREVEKAVIKLNAASISLANCIAQSQPQPLPPQNSTLPPPPQNTTAGGPGWNTTAFPNTNTTPNFTLTTVSPNWNTTADGPWWGNNSTQGPWWGNTTTQGPWWGNNSTEGPWWGNNSTQGPWWGNTTTQGPWWGNTTTQGPWWGNNSTEGPWWGNNSTEGPWWGNNSTEGPWWGNNSTQGPWWGNTTTQGPWWGNNSTQGPWWGNTTTQGPWWGNNSTQGPWWGNTTTQGPWWGNNSTEGPWWGNNSTQGPWWGNNSTQGPWGGNNSTEGPWWGNNSTQGPWWGNTTTQGPWWGNNSTEGPWWGNNSTAGPNWNSTTLGPNFNSTQGPWLGNSTQGPQNTTEGPWWNNTTASWNTTTVDDRSTTEGNWFDHLMNEIGSLF; translated from the exons ATGATGGAGGTTCCCTGCAAAATTTTAGCAGTTTGTCTGCTGCTCGTCGGCGCTCAG GCGTTCACCGCCGTTGACGCAGCCAGGAGTTCCAAGGAGCACACCTGGCAGTCCCTGTTCTTCGATGCTGTGACCGGAAAGCTGCAGCAGCCGATGGCCGATGAGCTCCTCGAATACGAGGACTGCACTGCCCTTTACACTGTGGACAACATCGAGATCCTGCTGGTGGCTGGCTACAAGATTCGTCGTTGCGGCAACTTGGAGTCCAAGGATATTGAGAGATATTTGGAACGCCAGGATGCCGTCTACACGAAACGCAATTTCGAAAGGGAGTTAGTCAGCTGCGCACTTCGCGAATCGCACCATGACAACCGGCAATGCTACGTGGATACC GTTCTGAATCTATTCAGCTCGGTGCGTCCTTACCGCTACGATCGTCGCCGCCGCAATGCCTGCATTCTCCGCGAAGTGGAAAAGGCAGTGATCAAGCTGAATGCAGCTTCCATCTCTCTGGCCAATTGCATCGCCCAGAGTCAGCCTCAACCACTGCCGCCCCAGAACAGCACTTTGCCACCACCGCCTCAAAACACCACAGCCGGCGGACCTGGATGGAACACCACTGCCTTCcccaacaccaacaccactCCCAACTTCACCCTCACCACTGTCTCTCCGAACTGGAATACCACTGCCGATGGTCCATGGTGGGGCAATAACTCTACACAAGGTCCCTGGTGGGGAAACACCACTACTCAAGGTCCCTGGTGGGGAAACAACTCAACAGAAGGTCCATGGTGGGGAAACAACTCTACTCAAGGTCCATGGTGGGGAAACACGACTACTCAGGGTCCATGGTGGGGAAACACGACTACTCAGGGTCCATGGTGGGGAAACAACTCAACGGAAGGTCCCTGGTGGGGAAACAACTCAACCGAAG GTCCATGGTGGGGAAACAACTCAACCGAAGGTCCATGGTGGGGAAACAACTCTACTCAAGGTCCATGGTGGGGAAACACGACTACTCAGGGTCCATGGTGGGGAAACAACTCTACTCAAGGTCCATGGTGGGGAAACACGACTACTCAGGGTCCATGGTGGGGAAACAACTCTACTCAAGGTCCATGGTGGGGAAACACGACTACTCAGGGTCCATGGTGGGGAAACAACTCAACGGAAGGTCCATGGTGGGGCAATAACTCTACTCAAGGTCCATGGTGGGGAAATAACTCCACTCAAGGTCCCTGGGGGGGAAACAACTCAACTGAAGGTCCATGGTGGGGAAACAACTCTACTCAAGGTCCATGGTGGGGAAACACCACTACTCAAGGTCCCTGGTGGGGAAACAACTCAACCGAAGGTCCATGGTGGGGCAATAACTCCACTGCGGGACCCAACTGGAACAGCACCACCCTTGGCCCCAACTTCAACTCCACTCAAGGTCCATGGCTCGGCAACTCAACCCAGGGACCCCAGAACACTACCGAAGGACCTTGGTGGAACAACACCACCGCCAGTTGGAACACTACAACCGTTGACGACCGCTCCACCACCGAGGGCAATTGGTTCGACCACCTGATGAACGAGATTGGATCCCTCTTCTAG
- the LOC120446296 gene encoding bifunctional endo-1,4-beta-xylanase XylA isoform X4 — MMEVPCKILAVCLLLVGAQAFTAVDAARSSKEHTWQSLFFDAVTGKLQQPMADELLEYEDCTALYTVDNIEILLVAGYKIRRCGNLESKDIERYLERQDAVYTKRNFERELVSCALRESHHDNRQCYVDTVLNLFSSVRPYRYDRRRRNACILREVEKAVIKLNAASISLANCIAQSQPQPLPPQNSTLPPPPQNTTAGGPGWNTTAFPNTNTTPNFTLTTVSPNWNTTADGPWWGNNSTQGPWWGNTTTQGPWWGNNSTEGPWWGNNSTQGPWWGNTTTQGPWWGNTTTQGPWWGNNSTEGPWWGNNSTEGPWWGNNSTQGPWWGNTTTQGPWWGNNSTEGPWWGNNSTQGPWGGNNSTEGPWWGNNSTEGPWWGNNSTQGPWWGNTTTQGPWWGNNSTQGPWWGNTTTQGPWWGNNSTQGPWWGNTTTQGPWWGNNSTEGPWWGNNSTQGPWWGNNSTQGPWGGNNSTEGPWWGNNSTQGPWWGNTTTQGPWWGNNSTEGPWWGNNSTAGPNWNSTTLGPNFNSTQGPWLGNSTQGPQNTTEGPWWNNTTASWNTTTVDDRSTTEGNWFDHLMNEIGSLF, encoded by the exons ATGATGGAGGTTCCCTGCAAAATTTTAGCAGTTTGTCTGCTGCTCGTCGGCGCTCAG GCGTTCACCGCCGTTGACGCAGCCAGGAGTTCCAAGGAGCACACCTGGCAGTCCCTGTTCTTCGATGCTGTGACCGGAAAGCTGCAGCAGCCGATGGCCGATGAGCTCCTCGAATACGAGGACTGCACTGCCCTTTACACTGTGGACAACATCGAGATCCTGCTGGTGGCTGGCTACAAGATTCGTCGTTGCGGCAACTTGGAGTCCAAGGATATTGAGAGATATTTGGAACGCCAGGATGCCGTCTACACGAAACGCAATTTCGAAAGGGAGTTAGTCAGCTGCGCACTTCGCGAATCGCACCATGACAACCGGCAATGCTACGTGGATACC GTTCTGAATCTATTCAGCTCGGTGCGTCCTTACCGCTACGATCGTCGCCGCCGCAATGCCTGCATTCTCCGCGAAGTGGAAAAGGCAGTGATCAAGCTGAATGCAGCTTCCATCTCTCTGGCCAATTGCATCGCCCAGAGTCAGCCTCAACCACTGCCGCCCCAGAACAGCACTTTGCCACCACCGCCTCAAAACACCACAGCCGGCGGACCTGGATGGAACACCACTGCCTTCcccaacaccaacaccactCCCAACTTCACCCTCACCACTGTCTCTCCGAACTGGAATACCACTGCCGATGGTCCATGGTGGGGCAATAACTCTACACAAGGTCCCTGGTGGGGAAACACCACTACTCAAGGTCCCTGGTGGGGAAACAACTCAACAGAAGGTCCATGGTGGGGAAACAACTCTACTCAAGGTCCATGGTGGGGAAACACGACTACTCAGGGTCCATGGTGGGGAAACACGACTACTCAGGGTCCATGGTGGGGAAACAACTCAACGGAAGGTCCCTGGTGGGGAAACAACTCAACCGAAGGTCCCTGGTGGGGAAACAACTCTACTCAAGGTCCATGGTGGGGAAACACCACTACTCAAGGTCCATGGTGGGGAAACAACTCAACGGAAGGTCCCTGGTGGGGAAACAATTCTACTCAAGGTCCCTGGGGGGGAAACAACTCAACCGAAGGTCCATG GTGGGGAAACAACTCAACCGAAGGTCCATGGTGGGGAAACAACTCTACTCAAGGTCCATGGTGGGGAAACACGACTACTCAGGGTCCATGGTGGGGAAACAACTCTACTCAAGGTCCATGGTGGGGAAACACGACTACTCAGGGTCCATGGTGGGGAAACAACTCTACTCAAGGTCCATGGTGGGGAAACACGACTACTCAGGGTCCATGGTGGGGAAACAACTCAACGGAAGGTCCATGGTGGGGCAATAACTCTACTCAAGGTCCATGGTGGGGAAATAACTCCACTCAAGGTCCCTGGGGGGGAAACAACTCAACTGAAGGTCCATGGTGGGGAAACAACTCTACTCAAGGTCCATGGTGGGGAAACACCACTACTCAAGGTCCCTGGTGGGGAAACAACTCAACCGAAGGTCCATGGTGGGGCAATAACTCCACTGCGGGACCCAACTGGAACAGCACCACCCTTGGCCCCAACTTCAACTCCACTCAAGGTCCATGGCTCGGCAACTCAACCCAGGGACCCCAGAACACTACCGAAGGACCTTGGTGGAACAACACCACCGCCAGTTGGAACACTACAACCGTTGACGACCGCTCCACCACCGAGGGCAATTGGTTCGACCACCTGATGAACGAGATTGGATCCCTCTTCTAG
- the LOC120446296 gene encoding nucleoporin NUP100/NSP100 isoform X1, with the protein MMEVPCKILAVCLLLVGAQAFTAVDAARSSKEHTWQSLFFDAVTGKLQQPMADELLEYEDCTALYTVDNIEILLVAGYKIRRCGNLESKDIERYLERQDAVYTKRNFERELVSCALRESHHDNRQCYVDTVLNLFSSVRPYRYDRRRRNACILREVEKAVIKLNAASISLANCIAQSQPQPLPPQNSTLPPPPQNTTAGGPGWNTTAFPNTNTTPNFTLTTVSPNWNTTADGPWWGNNSTQGPWWGNTTTQGPWWGNNSTEGPWWGNNSTQGPWWGNTTTQGPWWGNTTTQGPWWGNNSTEGPWWGNNSTEGPWWGNNSTQGPWWGNTTTQGPWWGNNSTEGPWWGNNSTQGPWGGNNSTEGPWWGNNSTQGPWWGNNSTQGPWWGNTTTQGPWWGNTTTQGPWWGNNSTEGPWWGNNSTQGPWWGNTTTQGPWWGNNSTQGPWWGNTTTQGPWWGNNSTQGPWWGNTTTQGPWWGNNSTEGPWWGNNSTQGPWWGNNSTQGPWGGNNSTEGPWWGNNSTQGPWWGNTTTQGPWWGNNSTEGPWWGNNSTAGPNWNSTTLGPNFNSTQGPWLGNSTQGPQNTTEGPWWNNTTASWNTTTVDDRSTTEGNWFDHLMNEIGSLF; encoded by the exons ATGATGGAGGTTCCCTGCAAAATTTTAGCAGTTTGTCTGCTGCTCGTCGGCGCTCAG GCGTTCACCGCCGTTGACGCAGCCAGGAGTTCCAAGGAGCACACCTGGCAGTCCCTGTTCTTCGATGCTGTGACCGGAAAGCTGCAGCAGCCGATGGCCGATGAGCTCCTCGAATACGAGGACTGCACTGCCCTTTACACTGTGGACAACATCGAGATCCTGCTGGTGGCTGGCTACAAGATTCGTCGTTGCGGCAACTTGGAGTCCAAGGATATTGAGAGATATTTGGAACGCCAGGATGCCGTCTACACGAAACGCAATTTCGAAAGGGAGTTAGTCAGCTGCGCACTTCGCGAATCGCACCATGACAACCGGCAATGCTACGTGGATACC GTTCTGAATCTATTCAGCTCGGTGCGTCCTTACCGCTACGATCGTCGCCGCCGCAATGCCTGCATTCTCCGCGAAGTGGAAAAGGCAGTGATCAAGCTGAATGCAGCTTCCATCTCTCTGGCCAATTGCATCGCCCAGAGTCAGCCTCAACCACTGCCGCCCCAGAACAGCACTTTGCCACCACCGCCTCAAAACACCACAGCCGGCGGACCTGGATGGAACACCACTGCCTTCcccaacaccaacaccactCCCAACTTCACCCTCACCACTGTCTCTCCGAACTGGAATACCACTGCCGATGGTCCATGGTGGGGCAATAACTCTACACAAGGTCCCTGGTGGGGAAACACCACTACTCAAGGTCCCTGGTGGGGAAACAACTCAACAGAAGGTCCATGGTGGGGAAACAACTCTACTCAAGGTCCATGGTGGGGAAACACGACTACTCAGGGTCCATGGTGGGGAAACACGACTACTCAGGGTCCATGGTGGGGAAACAACTCAACGGAAGGTCCCTGGTGGGGAAACAACTCAACCGAAGGTCCCTGGTGGGGAAACAACTCTACTCAAGGTCCATGGTGGGGAAACACCACTACTCAAGGTCCATGGTGGGGAAACAACTCAACGGAAGGTCCCTGGTGGGGAAACAATTCTACTCAAGGTCCCTGGGGGGGAAACAACTCAACCGAAGGTCCATGGTGGGGCAATAACTCTACACAAGGTCCATGGTGGGGAAATAACTCCACTCAAGGTCCCTGGTGGGGAAACACGACTACTCAGGGTCCATGGTGGGGAAACACGACTACTCAGGGTCCATGGTGGGGAAACAACTCAACCGAAGGTCCATGGTGGGGAAACAACTCTACTCAAGGTCCATGGTGGGGAAACACGACTACTCAGGGTCCATGGTGGGGAAACAACTCTACTCAAGGTCCATGGTGGGGAAACACGACTACTCAGGGTCCATGGTGGGGAAACAACTCTACTCAAGGTCCATGGTGGGGAAACACGACTACTCAGGGTCCATGGTGGGGAAACAACTCAACGGAAGGTCCATGGTGGGGCAATAACTCTACTCAAGGTCCATGGTGGGGAAATAACTCCACTCAAGGTCCCTGGGGGGGAAACAACTCAACTGAAGGTCCATGGTGGGGAAACAACTCTACTCAAGGTCCATGGTGGGGAAACACCACTACTCAAGGTCCCTGGTGGGGAAACAACTCAACCGAAGGTCCATGGTGGGGCAATAACTCCACTGCGGGACCCAACTGGAACAGCACCACCCTTGGCCCCAACTTCAACTCCACTCAAGGTCCATGGCTCGGCAACTCAACCCAGGGACCCCAGAACACTACCGAAGGACCTTGGTGGAACAACACCACCGCCAGTTGGAACACTACAACCGTTGACGACCGCTCCACCACCGAGGGCAATTGGTTCGACCACCTGATGAACGAGATTGGATCCCTCTTCTAG